In the genome of Equus caballus isolate H_3958 breed thoroughbred chromosome 3, TB-T2T, whole genome shotgun sequence, the window GTCTTTGACGTTCCTCACCAGCAGCACAATCTCCCGGAACAAGTGTGAGTGTGGGTGAGTGCGCGCGCACGCACGGGCTGGCTGCGCTTGGTACGCTTGGTGGCCCGGGGCCCCAGGGCCCGGGGGCCCGCCTGGCGGCCCGGGATTACCGTGACGTCACATTGAGCCTCTGGCCACCTTGGTCTGGGACACCTCGGGAGCCGCACAGCCCCGCGCCGCGCCTCACCTTGCCTCGCCACCGCGCGACTTTGGGAACCCgcatcctctcccttcccctgcccatCCATGGGCCCTTCTGTCTTCCGGACCACGCGGGCCGGAGGGGCGCCTTCGGGAGCGCAGGGCTCGGCAGCCGGGCTGCCCTCGGCTCTGCCTCCAGTCGCGCCAGGCAGGCGGAGGACCCGGCGCTGGGCACCGGAGGCCGTGTAAGGAACCGAGGCGGCGCACGGCTGGAGGCTCAGAGCTGCCGGGTTGAGGCGGGAACTCGCAAGAGAAGAGGGAGACGGGCCAGGGACAGCCACCATGTCCTTCCCGCACTTTGGACACCCGTATGGCAACGCTTCCCAGGTAAGAAGCGCCTCCATGGGGCATGGGGGCAGACTGGGTGGAGGGGGTGCCCAGTGCACGCGCCTGCCCCTGAGCGCCCTCCTCTCGAACGAGTCCCCAAGGAAGTCAGAGGGAGCAGGGACTAGGGTAATGTACCATGACCCCTCTGACATCCCCAATCCCTGGGTGAGGACGTTCCACACCCCTAGTGCAAGCTGGAAAATCGTGTGATCCGAAACTTGGGCACTCTGACCATGCGCTCAGCGAGGTGGGTGAGATCTGGGGGGTCCTCCAGTCAGGCCTCCTTGCTGTACAGATATACGAGGGACCGGGAGGGTCTCAGACTTCCAGTTCAGAGCGCTGTGCATCTCACCACGTCTCTGTTGTTCGTTTGTTGAGCTCTGTTCTTATCCTCCCCCTTGCTTGGGTCTGTCCAAGCTCTCTGCTTCTGGTTCCTTCGATTTTTCAGACCAGGGGGAGTGTTGAGCAATGACAAGGATTTCCCGGGGAAATTCTGGGAACACCCACCACTGTTCTCCAGTTTCTCTCCAGAGTGGGGAGTCTGGTCCCAACTTGACCTCTGACCCGCTTTGCGATCTTGGACAAGCCTGCTCTCTCTCTGGTCCTCAttccctctctgtaaaatgggagtaggAATGAAACCTTAATGATGGTCTCTATGGCCAACTTCTAGCTCTGCCTTTGTAGGATCCTATGATGGGGGCAGGGGGGTCCAGGAGGAAACCGTGGAGCTTGGCTTCTGTAATTCTGAGTTCAGAACGTTACCATGGCCCAGACCCCTGGGGCTCTGGAGCAATGGCTTAGGAGTATCTATATGGGTAGTTTGGCTGAAGTGCGTCTTCGGATAATTCCGGCCCCAGTGCTCAGCAGAATGCTCAGCACACGGTGACATTTAGTTAATGTTGAAGGAAGGAGCGATCCGGCACTTCCGCTGCCGGCTCCGGCCAGCCCGCGGCGCCGGTCTCTGACCTCCGGTGCCCCTCTCGCCCCCGTAGTTTCTGGTGTCTGCAAGTTCCAGCGCCACTTGCTGCGAATCCGCCCCGCGCTCGGTCCCAGATGTGGCCTCAGGCTCCACCCCGGCGGCCGCTCTCTGCTGCGCGTCCTACGATAGCCGGCTGCTGGGCAGTGCGCGGCCCGAGCTGGGCGCGGCCTTGGGCATCTACGGAGCCCCCTATGCGGCCGCTGCAGCCGCGCAGAGCTACCCCGGCTACCTGCCCTACAGCCCGGAGCCGCCCGCGCTGTACGGGGCGCTGGTGAGTACGCCAGGTGGAGCGTGGGTCTGTGCGCCAGAACCCACCTGGCCTGGGGACAGAAGCGCCAGCGGCGGGTGAAATCCAGTGTGACAGCTCCAGGGTAAAACTAGGAAGGACTCACAACTCCGAGGAAAGGAAATGATTAGGATTGTgtataaggaaaaaaacatacatctttacagcattttatagtttgcaaaactataaaatagtttagaaaagtcTGTACCTCTATTAATTCTGTGGGGTAGGCAAGTCTCagtttaaagatgaggaaattgagagtGTGAGGTTCAAATGCTTTACCCAAATTCACAAAGATACAGAGGGTCAGGGAAGACCTCTGGAAGGGGAGTGAGGCAAGGAAGTTCCCCAGAtggtgggaggggctggagggagacaCAAGCAGTAACAGTAATAACAGGTAATCATTAACTCCTGCTGATTCTGCACCAGGAATTCTGCCAGTGCTCTTCTTCAATAACCTATAGGaactattgttatccccattttcccaaggggaaactgaggcacggagtgGTTAAGCAACTGGGCCCAAGCCCACACAGCCAGGGCAAGTGGTGCTTCTGATGTTTAAACCAGACTTGACTGCAGTGTCACACTCTTAGCAACTACCCGGCCCAGCCTCATCCCCAAATGTGGTCctgaattctttcttcctccttcaccAGAATCCACAGTATGAATTTAAGGAGGCTGCAGGGAACTTCACACCTGGCCTGGCCCAACCGGGAGCCTACTATCCCTATGAGCCGACTCTGGGGCAGTATCAGTATGACCGGTAAGGCGTGGGGCCCATTGGTGGCTGGCATCAGAGTCCTTCCCCTTCCCTTGCGTCTGGGGAGGCTGAGAAGGGGACTGCATgcggagggaggggagcagaacCTCACTTCCGGGCCGCGCAGACTGTCTCCTGCCTGCAGCCCCAGAACTCTGAGCCGGGTTCTCCCGTAGGTACGGGGCTGTGGAGTTGAGTGGCGCTGGGCGCCGGAAGAACGCCACCCGGGAGACCACTAGCACGCTCAAGGCCTGGCTCAACGAGCACCGCAAGAACCCCTACCCCACCAAGGGCGAGAAGATCATGCTGGCCATCATCACCAAGATGACCCTCACCCAGGTGTCCACCTGGTTCGCCAACGCGCGCCGGCGCCTCAAGAAGGAGAACAAGATGACGTGGGCGCCGAAGAACAAAGGCgcagaggagaggaaggtggAGGGCGGAGCAGAGGAATCGCTAGGCTGCCTGAACGGTGACACCAAAGGTACCAACAATGttgcccgccgccctccccataCTATTTCCAGCCATCCTGCAGTTCCATTGGCTTTTCCCAGCCGCCCAGTGGGGTAGCTGTTACAGAGGGCATCCCTTCTCACCCTTGCACTTGCAGCCCCCCAGCATGCCTCAGGGCCTTTTCTcctgcagttccctctgcctggaattccccACAGAACCGACTTCTTCTCTATTTTAGAGTGTCACCTCCAAAAAGCCTTCCCTGGCCGCCCAAGCCAACCTGGCTTCGCAGTTATTCTCAGTCATGTCAgcctattttatttcctttgccatACTGCCACTGTGAGCATGAAGGGGCGTCTGTTTAGCCCCTCTAAAATGTCAGCTCCGTTAGCAAGTGTCTTATTCCCCTCTGCTTTCCCTGAAGTCCTGATACTGAATGCCTGAATGATGTCTGGCTCCTAgttggtactcagtaaatatttgcttaattaaCTAATACACACCAGCCGCCTGTGGGTGTTGAAATTGGGTAAAAACTGTCCCCTCTCTCTTTTACGGTAGAGAAACTGCGATCCGGTCTTAGGCACGCAAAGTGGCGGTTTCCTTGTCCTGGCGGCGCCCTGGAGAGGAGGAGTGTTccaagggctgggggcagggctgggggcgggaaTTCTCTCCCAGGGGCAGGCCCCAGACCTGGGGCAAGTTTAAGAGATGGTGCGGCCAGCCTGGTGAATTACACCGAGAATACGCGGAGTGCAGGGCGCGTCTCGCTAAAAGCCTCTCAGGGATGGGCGCTCCTGAGGATTTTCCTTGGGCCTGGGGCTTTTCTCAGTAGCTCCTGATTTCCTGCAGATGTTTCAGCTAGCCAGGAGGCTCGCGGGCTCCGGCTGAGTGACCTGGAAgacctggaggaagaggaggaggaagaggaggcggCAGAAGAGGAGGCAGTGGCTGCAGCTACTGACAGGCTGGCCGAGTTCCCTAAGGACACACAGTCGCTGCCAGCGCCATGCGCCGCAGCCCGAGAGGGCGGGCTGGAGCGCAGGGAGTGCGGCCTGGCGGCGCCCCGCTTCTCGTTCAATGAGCCCCCGGGGTCGGGAGAAGCGGATTTCCTCCGGGCGGAGCCCGGGGGTCCCACGTTGACCATGCCCTACCCGTGCAGCGAGAAACCGCGCATCTGGTCTCTGGCGCGCACGGCGGCAGCCAGCGCGGTCGAAGGTGCCCCTCCAACCCCGACCAGGCCGCGAAGTCCTGAGCGCCTTCTGATTCCTGGACAGCTTCCAGGCTCGGGCGCGCGACCCGCGGTCCCCAGAGACTCCGCGTGCGACGAGTCTTCTCGAGTAGCCAAAGCCTTCGTAACCCCCCCGTTTGCCCTGCAGGGCCTGCCACTGAGCTGTGCGCCGTGCCCGCGGCGGAGGGAGCCCGCCGTGCGGTGCCAGTACCCGTCCGGAGCGGAAGGTAGTGGACCCCTAAGGGTGCCGGGAGAATCTGTGCGACAGACGTCTGCCCCCCGGGCTGCCCAGCATCTGcacgctttctctgcctctgggcATGCCCGGGGTTCAGACCTGGCGCGAGACTCTCTCACAGCACTTCTTGAAACGGAAGCTTAGAGATAAACTTCTAGTTGCCCCTCGTCTTAGAGTCgaataatattaataaactcAGAGCGAGACAGTAACTTACCTAGGACCACTTAGAAGTCCTGGAAGAGATGGACAACCTAGATCTTTGCACTCCTGTCCAGTGTTCTGCCAAATGCGCCAGGTGCGCACCATCATGACCCTCTGGCACAGGGGTCCTtgtcccctgcctgcctcccacctggcTCCTGCCGTGCTTGTACCGAAAGTTTGCTAGGCTGGGcaggcactggggctttgggagaagtcTCGGGGGAATGGCCAGACACACTTGATTTAAGGCCAGTGCTTAAGTCTAGCTTGCAGCCCTCTCTTTGGCCCACTAAAACCCCTGGGGAGCGTAGCCCAGGGTTACTGCTGTCCTGGAAGAGCACTCGCCCCCAAGAGCTCACTCCCCGGCAGGGTGTGACTGCCAGTCGGTGTGTCCTGCCCCTGGCTGGCTCTCTGGCTGTGCCTGGTAGGAGGGAATTCCACCCCACAAAGGGACATTCCCCAAGCTTTTGGCAGCCTCCAGCGATTACTGTCAGATTCTGCTCTTTGCAGTCGTTTCTCTCAGGACCAGCTACAGGCTTAGAAAATTGGGCTATGCTGTTATTTGAATTTACACATAACGGGGTCCAAATGTTACCTCTGGCCAGCAAATTACCTCTCGACCTTTCGGATGAGACACCACCGACCTGCGATTTCCTAGGAATCGCCACCAAGCGGCCTCCGGGTTTTAATCAACCTTTCCTCTCTCAGCAGGTTAGCGCATTGGCTGCGATTTGCGGAAGAATCTTGGAAATCCGCCCTACTTTCCAGCTCACCTCCGCACTACGAAGCCGGGAGacctgccaggggctggggctctCACGTCGGCTGAGACAAatagacagacacacagaaaccCTCCTGCCGGCCCTCCTTGCACGCGGAGCTGGGAGGGCCTGGCAGACTTGCATCTCGTCAGCTCCTGGCCAGGGGAGGTGGCAGGGCCTCTTGGGGAAGGCCGGGTGGACCCACTCAGTATACcaagtctccctccctcctctggatTCAGGGTCTGCGGCCTCCCTCTCGTGCTCACCCCTGCCCCCCTCACTTTGTAACTTCGGCGCTGACCTGGCCCCTAAGGACCACGTGcatcttctctccatccccactctttgtgtccttaaaaataatccaaCGGAATCCAAGCTGTGCGGCCTATCTGTGCCAGGAGCGTTTGGAGTGGTCGGGTAGAGGGGAGGATGGGATGCGGCCAGGGGTGCTGGGGACAGGGCAGCGTGGGCTGCAGACCTCAGTGCGTTTTCTGAGGGAGAGAAACTCACGAGGGAAGCGCTGGGGCCGTGGCGCCCCTTCTTCGCCCACCGAGCCCTGCGGGTGACCGGCGCGCCGAGCCTGCGTGACGCCGGGCTGACGCGTGTGcattgggggtgggggctgcaacTGCGAAGTCGGAGGTGGGGGGAGCTGTCAGGACATTTGTCTGGAAGCTGCATTTGTTTCCGGGTTCATACTTGGGTTTTAAGTTTACCGGGAAGAGGGGCGATAGGGAGAATCTTGGCCGTCCCTTGGCACGCGCCGGGATCCCCGCGCTCCTCCGGTCGGAAGGAACGGCGAAGTCTCACAGCTTGCCGGTGGATACGCGGAGGCGAGACGGGGCATTCTTTCCGTTTAATCGAGTGTCAGCAAACACTTCCGGTACAGGCCAACCAATGGGAGCTGACGGGCGGGGAAGGGGGCTTTGTGCCCCTGGCGAGCAGCGTCGAGAGAAGGGCTGCGGGGTGAGAGGTTTCAAGATGCCGCCCGCAATGGCTGAGTTCGCGTCCTCGGCCTAGTGGCTTCGGCCTTAGCCAGCAGTAGAGCTCGCCGCTCTCACAAGGAGAGGGAGATGAACCCGGGACAGGGCCCTAGGGAGGAGTCCGGGGAGCCggtggaggcaggaaggcaggagaaaGGGCAGCTGGGATGCGCGCCTACGCTCCGGATCCTTGGGGAGCTGTGTCTCCGCGCTGGGCTCTACGCCGGCCGCGCTGGCTGGGTGACGGCCCTCCAGACCAGCGCGGGTGCCCGCCCGCCAGTCACTGAAGTCTGGGGCAGGAGGAGTCTGCATCCTTCGGAGATTTTAAGACCCCTGGAGGCTGCGGAGGGGAAAGACGGAGGTTGGAAAAACTGCGGGCAACAGGCGGCATgccacctcccagccccaccgTGTCCTCTTGGAAGGGGCCTTAAAGATCATGAACTACAAAAATACAAACCCCttcctcagatgaggaaactgaggccaaatgGGAGGGCAAGGGACCGGCTCAGGGCCGCACAGAATCCGTGGTGGAGATGGGTCCGGTGCCCCTTTCCCCTTCACGCTTCACTCCCTCTCTTCCTCGGGAGGTCCCCTCCCTGCTTTCCTTTTGCTTCTGGGCAACAGCTgctcccacccccaacctccccGGGGACCCTCCAGTCGCCCTCACTGACCCGCGGCTTAGGGTCCGGGAAATTAAACTGCGAAAAGATAAACATTATTTCCAGTCGGCTTTGCGGGATTAACGCTTGTAATAAAGAGCATTAGCTGGAGGTTTCTTTCAAGGCGCTCACGACCCCACCCCCTCCTGGGGGGCCAGGTAGACCCCTCCGGAGGCTGCAGAGTCAGGCAGAAGCTTGTTCCTAGGACCTCGAGTTGGGAGTGGGGTCCCAGCTAGCTCTTTTGTGGAGGGGAGAGGCGCCTTTAGCGTCGCACTGAGTCAGTATTTGAAGAtgggaaactgagggtcagagagcaGGGGCCGCCTAAGCCCGAGGTCACGCGGCTGAGCAGGGACTGGGATGGGGGCAGGGTTGCGGAGGATCATACCCACACACTGCGGCCAGCTCTTTGGCCTTTTATAGGAACAGTGACACTGGGAAAGGAGGGCCACCTGGGTCTGCCAGCCTTCCCACCCAGGACCTCAGGAGGTGATCTCTTGTCTGAGGGGCCTGGCCTCTCTCCACTTGCCCCAACCCAGAGCAGGAGGCTGTAGCCCAGGGCTGTCCCAAAGATCTGGGCCTGGTTGGCTGGAGACAGTGGAGTGTGAGAAGGGCTGAAAAGAGTCGCTGAAGTCCCAGGACACGACTTTACCATCTCAAGCCCGTTCGTACTTGCTATGCGGGCATGGATgagccccttcctctctcttagTTGCCCCAGCTGTAAATACAAGGATGATCTGTCTCTCCTGGTGCTCCATCCTGGTGCTCAGAGCCTGCTCCAGAGCTGATGGGAGCTCCAGGGGGACGGGTGAAGGGCCTGGGAATGGCACATCTGAGCCTGCGATTATCCCAGCCTCAGGCCCCCAACAGCAATCTGTTCCCACCATCTCCGCCCTCACTGAGAGCTCCTGCAAATCTCCCGATATAATCTCCCAGAATCATATTTTGAATACTGTTTTGATTAAACACCAGAGCCGGGGGAGGGAGGTTGCAGCCCCGCTCTCCTCGGCTGAGCCTGCTGGTACCCACAAACAGCTGGCCTGTGAGCTCTGCACAGAGAATGCCAGTAAATGCAGAACATGACTTTCTGAGGTTTGGAGAGACTGTAGGAGCTGGGCCTCCAAACTCCCTTGATGGCT includes:
- the IRX6 gene encoding iroquois-class homeodomain protein IRX-6 isoform X1 gives rise to the protein MSFPHFGHPYGNASQFLVSASSSATCCESAPRSVPDVASGSTPAAALCCASYDSRLLGSARPELGAALGIYGAPYAAAAAAQSYPGYLPYSPEPPALYGALNPQYEFKEAAGNFTPGLAQPGAYYPYEPTLGQYQYDRYGAVELSGAGRRKNATRETTSTLKAWLNEHRKNPYPTKGEKIMLAIITKMTLTQVSTWFANARRRLKKENKMTWAPKNKGAEERKVEGGAEESLGCLNGDTKDVSASQEARGLRLSDLEDLEEEEEEEEAAEEEAVAAATDRLAEFPKDTQSLPAPCAAAREGGLERRECGLAAPRFSFNEPPGSGEADFLRAEPGGPTLTMPYPCSEKPRIWSLARTAAASAVEGAPPTPTRPRSPERLLIPGQLPGSGARPAVPRDSACDESSRVAKAFVTPPFALQGLPLSCAPCPRRREPAVRCQYPSGAEAG
- the IRX6 gene encoding iroquois-class homeodomain protein IRX-6 isoform X3; translated protein: MSFPHFGHPYGNASQFLVSASSSATCCESAPRSVPDVASGSTPAAALCCASYDSRLLGSARPELGAALGIYGAPYAAAAAAQSYPGYLPYSPEPPALYGALNPQYEFKEAAGNFTPGLAQPGAYYPYEPTLGQYQYDRYGAVELSGAGRRKNATRETTSTLKAWLNEHRKNPYPTKGEKIMLAIITKMTLTQVSTWFANARRRLKKENKMTWAPKNKGAEERKVEGGAEESLGCLNGDTKDVSASQEARGLRLSDLEDLEEEEEEEEAAEEEAVAAATDRLAEFPKDTQSLPAPCAAAREGGLERRECGLAAPRFSFNEPPGSGEADFLRAEPGGPTLTMPYPCSEKPRIWSLARTAAASAVEGPATELCAVPAAEGARRAVPVPVRSGSRLAHWLRFAEESWKSALLSSSPPHYEAGRPARGWGSHVG
- the IRX6 gene encoding iroquois-class homeodomain protein IRX-6 isoform X4; this translates as MSFPHFGHPYGNASQFLVSASSSATCCESAPRSVPDVASGSTPAAALCCASYDSRLLGSARPELGAALGIYGAPYAAAAAAQSYPGYLPYSPEPPALYGALNPQYEFKEAAGNFTPGLAQPGAYYPYEPTLGQYQYDRYGAVELSGAGRRKNATRETTSTLKAWLNEHRKNPYPTKGEKIMLAIITKMTLTQVSTWFANARRRLKKENKMTWAPKNKGAEERKVEGGAEESLGCLNGDTKDVSASQEARGLRLSDLEDLEEEEEEEEAAEEEAVAAATDRLAEFPKDTQSLPAPCAAAREGGLERRECGLAAPRFSFNEPPGSGEADFLRAEPGGPTLTMPYPCSEKPRIWSLARTAAASAVEGPATELCAVPAAEGARRAVPVPVRSGRLAHWLRFAEESWKSALLSSSPPHYEAGRPARGWGSHVG
- the IRX6 gene encoding iroquois-class homeodomain protein IRX-6 isoform X2, producing MSFPHFGHPYGNASQFLVSASSSATCCESAPRSVPDVASGSTPAAALCCASYDSRLLGSARPELGAALGIYGAPYAAAAAAQSYPGYLPYSPEPPALYGALNPQYEFKEAAGNFTPGLAQPGAYYPYEPTLGQYQYDRYGAVELSGAGRRKNATRETTSTLKAWLNEHRKNPYPTKGEKIMLAIITKMTLTQVSTWFANARRRLKKENKMTWAPKNKGAEERKVEGGAEESLGCLNGDTKDVSASQEARGLRLSDLEDLEEEEEEEEAAEEEAVAAATDRLAEFPKDTQSLPAPCAAAREGGLERRECGLAAPRFSFNEPPGSGEADFLRAEPGGPTLTMPYPCSEKPRIWSLARTAAASAVEGAPPTPTRPRSPERLLIPGQLPGSGARPAVPRDSACDESSRVAKAFVTPPFALQGLPLSCAPCPRRREPAVRCQYPSGAEG